A portion of the Chelonia mydas isolate rCheMyd1 chromosome 23, rCheMyd1.pri.v2, whole genome shotgun sequence genome contains these proteins:
- the BLOC1S3 gene encoding biogenesis of lysosome-related organelles complex 1 subunit 3, translating into MAAPQYKAVVQGEASETDSDEEVYLSSVPQASFPSLSGVKVLGEASETDDEDEGSPSGHKVKSKLVDLDLPPLIVIRKEEPRSPMGIEEKPALRIQHEGRYSTLLQQKLIESNARLYYDVSSTIKQVYQMATKELGTITAQLSNSQSAIINASHSIRLILDDLQAVADKMDIVTSCNLLPDIQMELPPA; encoded by the coding sequence ATGGCAGCGCCCCAGTACAAAGCAGTGGTTCAAGGGGAAGCATCTGAGACTGATTCAGATGAAGAAGTTTATCTGTCGTCCGTTCCTCAggcctccttccccagcctctctGGTGTGAAAGTCCTCGGGGAAGCGTCTGAGACAGATGATGAAGACGAAGGGAGCCCAAGTGGGCACAAAGTCAAGTCTAAGCTAGTTGACCTGGACCTGCCTCCCCTGATTGTCATCAGGAAGGAGGAGCCAAGGTCTCCTATGGGAATAGAAGAGAAACCTGCCCTTCGTATCCAGCACGAGGGGCGCTACAGCACCTTGCTGCAGCAGAAGCTGATTGAGAGCAATGCCCGCTTGTACTACGATGTCAGCAGCACCATCAAGCAGGTGTATCAAATGGCCACCAAGGAACTCGGCACCATCACTGCACAGCTTAGCAACTCACAGAGCGCCATCATCAATGCTTCGCACAGTATCCGCCTCATTCTGGATGACTTGCAAGCTGTGGCTGACAAGATGGACATCGTCACCAGCTGCAACCTGCTGCCTGATATCCAGATGGAGCTGCCTCCTGCATAA
- the TRAPPC6A gene encoding trafficking protein particle complex subunit 6A: MDDSLLFQMLHMEMAHALCAEQEKGLGALEGVGFRVGQGLSERLTKETPSFKDELDVLKFLCKDLWITVFKKQVDNLRTNHQGTYMLQDNNFLLLSQLSNGKQYLEEAPKFLAFTCGLVKGALSNLGFDSTVTAEVPVMPSSKFQVVIQKS, from the exons ATGGATGACTCGCTGCTGTTCCAGATGCTGCACATGGAAATGGCGCATGCGCTGTGTgcg GAACAGGAGAAAGGTCTCGGTGCGCTGGAGGGAGTGGGTTTCCGAGTGGGCCAAGGACTCTCGGAGAG GTTGACAAAGGAGACTCCGTCATTCAAGGATGAGCTGGACGTCCTGAAATTCCTCTGCAAGGATCTGTGGATAACTGTCTTCAAGAAGCAGGTGGATAATCTGCGCACCAACCATCAG GGAACCTACATGCTGCAAGACAATAACTTCCTCCTCCTAAGCCAGCTGTCCAATGGGAAGCAGTACCTGGAGGAGGCACCCAAG TTTCTCGCCTTTACATGTGGCCTTGTGAAAGGAGCTCTCTCCAACCTGGGCTTTGACAGCACTGTGACTGCCGAGGTGCCGGTGATGCCCTCCA GTAAATTTCAAGTGGTGATTCAGAAATCCTGA